The sequence TGGCGGGGATCGCCGAAGAGTTCGGATTTATCGGCGTGGCCGTCGTGACGGGGCTTTTCGCCTGGATGCTCAAGCGCATCTTTACCATTGCCAACCGCACCGGCAATGCCCGCTATTCGCTCTTCAGCGTCGGGGTGGGGCTGCTGCTGGCCTTCGCATTCCTGCTCAACGCCTTCGGCATCAGCGGCATCACCCCCATCAAGGGGATCTCGGTACCTTTCCTCAGCTACGGGGGTTCGGCGATGATCGCGTCGGCCGTCGGCGTGGGCATGGTCCTGATGATCTCGAAAAAGGCACAGTATTGAAATTCGTATTGACAGGCGGCGGGACCGGCGGGCACCTGGCCATCGCCAAGGCACTCCTGGACGCCATCACCGCCGCAGGCGACGAGGCGATCTTTATCGGTTCGACCACGGGGCAGGACCGGATGTGGTTCGGGGAGGGGTCGGCATTCGTCCAGACCCACTTTCTCGGGACGACGGGGGTCGTCAACCGCCGCGGCGCGGCGAAACTGGCGGCGCTGTGGCGGGTGGCACGGGCCGGGGCGGAAGCGCGGCGGATCCTGAAGGGCTACCGGCCCGACGCGGTGATCAGCGTCGGGGGCTTCTCGGCGGCCCCGGCCTCCTTTGCGGCCCTCGCCCTGGGTATCCCCTTTTTCATTCACGAACAAAACGCCGTCACCGGAAGGCTCAACCGTCTTCTGCGCCGCTATGCGCGCCGCTTTTTCAGCTCCTACGACCCGGGCAGCCCCGTCAGGAGCTACCCGGTCAACCGGGCGCTGTTCGAGACGGCGCGGGAACGCGACAGCGTGCAGACGGTGATCTTCCTGGGCGGCTCGCAGGGGGCGAAAGCGATCAATGATTTCGCCCTGGCCGTCGCGCCGGAACTTGCCCGGCGCGGGATTGCCGTCATCCACCAGTGCGGCGAACGCGATTATGAACGGGTGCGCTCCGCCTATGCACAAAGCGGGATCGAAGCGGAACTCTACGGGTTTACAAAGGAGCTTCCCGCCCTGCTGGCACGCAGCGACCTCGCCGTCAGCCGGGCGGGGGCGAGCACGCTTTGGGAGCTGGCGGCCAACGGGCTGCCGGCGCTCTATGTTCCCTACCCTTACGCGGCTGGGGATCACCAGTACTACAATGCTGTCTTCCTGGCGGAGCAGGGGCTTTCCTGGGTTGTCCGCGAGGAAGCGCTCCGTCCCGAGATGCTGGCAGAGATACTCGATGAGGGTGTTGCCGCGGCCAGCCGCGGGTTACGTATGCTTGAGCGCGAGGATGCGGCGGCACGGATCATGGACGCAGTCCGGGAGGCGTGCTGATGCTGGCGGAACTGACGCAGTGGCTCGTCGAGACGGTCCTGGGACTGGGGTACGCGGGGATCTTCGCCCTGATGGCGGTGGAGAGCTCCTTCGTTCCCTTCCCGAGCGAGGTCGTCCTGGTGCCGGCGGGCTATCTCATCGCCCGGGGGGAGATGCACCCGTTGCTTGTCATGCTCATGGCTCTGCTGGGTTCGTTGACCGGAGCGCTCGTCAACTACTACCTGGCGCTGCTGCTCGGACTGCCGCTGCTGCGCCGCTACGGCCGCTACTTCTTCATCTCCGAAAAAAGCCTGGAGCGTCTCGATGCGTTTTTCGCGGCGCACGGGCCGATTTCGACCTTTTCGGGGCGGCTGCTGCCCGGAATCCGGCAGCTTATCTCCATTCCCGCCGGGCTGGCGCGGATGCCCCTGGTCCCTTTCCTGGGCTATACGGCGCTCGGGGCGGGGCTGTGGAGCCTCATCCTGGTGATGGCGGGCTACCTGATCGGGGAGAACGAGGCGCTGCTGCGCACCTACCTGCGGGAAATCACCCTGGCGGTTTTCGCCGGGGTGGTCCTGCTCGTCGCCTTCTATGTCTACCGCCGTCGACGGCCGCGCGAAACCCCCGATGAGGTTTGAGTAACTCTTTAGGAAAACTTATGTATCATGGAGGGTTAAATGCGGCGCCAGGAGACCCCATGAAAGAGATGATCGAGTCGATCCACAGGCAGTTTGATGCCCTCATCGCCAAAATCGATCCGCTGTCGGCAGAGATGTTGCAGGACCGTGATTACGCCGTGCAGCTTGCCGATTGCGTTACCCGCTCCTATGTGATGCTCAATGACGGCATGAACAGCGAACCCGAAGTCTGCTGCGCCTGCGCGATCGAACGCGATACGCTGCGCGAGGCGATGGAGTGGCTCGAAGTGATAGGACAGACAGGCGAGGTGGACGAGGAGACGGAGCACTTCTACTTCGAGTTCATTGCCACCCTCGGGACGATCCGCCGCCATATCGCGACGGCGCTTTCCCGCCTTTAACTTCCTGCGCTGCAGGAGCGCCTCCCGGTCATTAGAGGTACGCTTAATCCCCGCTTTGCTATAATCGCGCATATTTTACGCGGTGAGCTGCCGCACAAAGTGATGAGAGTATGGATGTACGCGAAGCCTATCTGAAGTTTTTTGAATCCAAGGGCCACACGCCGGTGGCGAGCGCGCCGCTCGTGCCCGACGACGCCACGCTGCTGTTCAACAATGCGGGGATGGTCCCGTTCAAGACGATCTTTACCGGCGAGGTGCCGGTACCCGAGAACCCCCGTGCCACGTCGTGCCAGACCTGTGTCCGTGCCGGCGGGAAGCACAACGACCTGGAAAACGTCGGCCACACGGCCCGCCACCACACCTTCTTCGAAATGCTGGGCAACTTCAGCTTCGGCGACTATTTCAAAGAGGAAGCGATCGCCTACGCGTGGGAGTTCGTAACCGAGGTGCTCGCACTGCCGGTGGAAAAACTCTGGGTCACGGTACACGAAAGCGACGACGAGGCCGAGGCGATCTGGAAGAAACACATCGCGGCTGACCGCATCATGCGCCTGGGGGACAAAGACAACTTCTGGCAGATGGGCGACACGGGCCCATGCGGTCCCTGTTCAGAGATCTTTATCGACCAGGGTGCGGAGCATTTCAACGGCCCAGAGGACTACATGGGCGGCGACGGCGACCGATTCTTAGAGATCTGGAACCTCGTCTTCATGCAGTATGAGCGCAATGCGAAGGGCGAACTGAACCCGCTGCCCAAGCCCTCCATCGATACGGGGATGGGACTTGAGCGCGTCGTCGCCGTCAAAGAAGGCAAGTTCAGCAACTACGACTCCTCCCTCTTCATGCCGATCATCAACAAGGTCGAAGCGCTCATCGGCAAGCCGTATGACTATGCCGGCGGCGCGAGCTACCGCGTCATCGCGGACCATATCCGTACCGTCACTTTCCTGCTTTCACAGGGGACGAACTTCTCCAACGAGGGGCGGGGCTACGTCCTGCGCCGTATTCTCCGCCGCGCGGTACGCCACGGCTACCTGCTGGGCTTCAGCAAACCCTTTATGCACGAGATCGTCGATACCGTCGTAGAGCTGATGGGGCACCAGTACCCCTACCTGTCGGAAAAGGCGCCCGTCGTCAAGGAGCAGATCATGCTCGAGGAGGAGCGCTTCTTCAAAACGATCGAGGACGGGATCGCCCTCTTCAGCGAAGAACTCAAGAAGACCAAGGATGTCTTCAGCGGCGAGACCGCCTTCAAACTCTACGACACCTTCGGCTTCCCGCTCGACCTCACCGAGGACATGCTGCGCGAAAAAGGGCTGGGCCTCGATACGGCGACGTTCGAACGCCTGATGACCGAACAGCGCGAACGCGCCAAAGCGGCCTGGAAAGGAAGCGGTGACGCCCACGTCGAAGGGGACTTCAAAGCACTCCTGGAACAGTTCGGCGAGAACGCTTTCATCGGCTACAGCACCATGAAGGCAACGTCGAAGGTCCTGGCTCTGCTGAGCACAGGTTTCGGCCGCGAGGAGAGCCTGCATGCGCGCCACGAAGGGTGGGTGCTGCTCGATGAGACGCCTTTCTACGCCGAAAGCGGCGGACAGACGGGCGATACGGGCCTGCTTGAAGGGGTTGCAGAGGTCCTGGAGACGAAGAAGTTCTTCGGCCTCAACCTCTCCAAGATCCGTGCCACGGCGACGATCAATGTCGGTGACAGCGTCACGGCGGTCGTCGACGAAGCACGCCGGGAGATCGAACGCCACCACTCCGCGACGCACCTCCTGCATGCGGCGCTTTACGAAGAGCTGGGCGAGCATATCTCCCAGGCGGGCTCTCTCGTCGAAGCCGACCGTCTGCGTTTCGACTTCTCCCACCCCAAGGCGATGACCGCCGCGGAGATCGCGGCCGTCGAAGAACGCGTGAACCTCGTCGTTCAGCGCGGCATCACGAACGCGACAGAGGAGATGGATATCGAAGCGGCCAAGCAGAGCGGCGCGAAAGCGCAGTTCGGCGAGAAGTACGGCGACCGTGTCCGCGTCGTCCGTTTCGGCGATGCTTCCATCGAATTCTGCGGCGGGACCCACGTCGGCAGCACGAGCGAGATCGGGATGTTCGTCATTACCAAAGAGAGCGGTGTCAGTGCCGGTGTTCGCCGGATTGAAGCGGTCTGCTCCAAGGCGGCCTACGACTACTTCAAGCAGCAGCGCCACCTGATCGGCGAAGCGGAAGCCGCGGTCAAGAACCGCGACGTACTGGCCGGGGTCGAACGCCTCAAAGAGCAGATTAACACGCTGAGAGTCGAACTCCAGGATGCCCAGAACGCTGCGAAGGAGTCCCTGGCCGCGGAGACGATCAACGGCGTCAGCGTCTTCGTCGAAGAGATCAAGAGCGGTGACGTCAAGGGGCGCATCGACGAGCTCAAGAACATGAACGAGAGCGTCGCGGCGATGCTCTTCCAGGTCAAAGGCGACAAGGTGATGATCGCCGCCGGCGTCAAGAACGCCGGTGCCAAGGCGGGTGACTGGATCAAAGCGATCGCACCGATCCTCGGCGGCGGCGGGGGCGGACGTCCGGACTTCGCCCAGGCCGGCGGCAAAGACGCCTCCAAGCTGC is a genomic window of Sulfurimonas sp. HSL1-2 containing:
- the alaS gene encoding alanine--tRNA ligase translates to MDVREAYLKFFESKGHTPVASAPLVPDDATLLFNNAGMVPFKTIFTGEVPVPENPRATSCQTCVRAGGKHNDLENVGHTARHHTFFEMLGNFSFGDYFKEEAIAYAWEFVTEVLALPVEKLWVTVHESDDEAEAIWKKHIAADRIMRLGDKDNFWQMGDTGPCGPCSEIFIDQGAEHFNGPEDYMGGDGDRFLEIWNLVFMQYERNAKGELNPLPKPSIDTGMGLERVVAVKEGKFSNYDSSLFMPIINKVEALIGKPYDYAGGASYRVIADHIRTVTFLLSQGTNFSNEGRGYVLRRILRRAVRHGYLLGFSKPFMHEIVDTVVELMGHQYPYLSEKAPVVKEQIMLEEERFFKTIEDGIALFSEELKKTKDVFSGETAFKLYDTFGFPLDLTEDMLREKGLGLDTATFERLMTEQRERAKAAWKGSGDAHVEGDFKALLEQFGENAFIGYSTMKATSKVLALLSTGFGREESLHARHEGWVLLDETPFYAESGGQTGDTGLLEGVAEVLETKKFFGLNLSKIRATATINVGDSVTAVVDEARREIERHHSATHLLHAALYEELGEHISQAGSLVEADRLRFDFSHPKAMTAAEIAAVEERVNLVVQRGITNATEEMDIEAAKQSGAKAQFGEKYGDRVRVVRFGDASIEFCGGTHVGSTSEIGMFVITKESGVSAGVRRIEAVCSKAAYDYFKQQRHLIGEAEAAVKNRDVLAGVERLKEQINTLRVELQDAQNAAKESLAAETINGVSVFVEEIKSGDVKGRIDELKNMNESVAAMLFQVKGDKVMIAAGVKNAGAKAGDWIKAIAPILGGGGGGRPDFAQAGGKDASKLPEALEASKAYITEALS
- the murG gene encoding undecaprenyldiphospho-muramoylpentapeptide beta-N-acetylglucosaminyltransferase, whose protein sequence is MKFVLTGGGTGGHLAIAKALLDAITAAGDEAIFIGSTTGQDRMWFGEGSAFVQTHFLGTTGVVNRRGAAKLAALWRVARAGAEARRILKGYRPDAVISVGGFSAAPASFAALALGIPFFIHEQNAVTGRLNRLLRRYARRFFSSYDPGSPVRSYPVNRALFETARERDSVQTVIFLGGSQGAKAINDFALAVAPELARRGIAVIHQCGERDYERVRSAYAQSGIEAELYGFTKELPALLARSDLAVSRAGASTLWELAANGLPALYVPYPYAAGDHQYYNAVFLAEQGLSWVVREEALRPEMLAEILDEGVAAASRGLRMLEREDAAARIMDAVREAC
- a CDS encoding DedA family protein, which encodes MLAELTQWLVETVLGLGYAGIFALMAVESSFVPFPSEVVLVPAGYLIARGEMHPLLVMLMALLGSLTGALVNYYLALLLGLPLLRRYGRYFFISEKSLERLDAFFAAHGPISTFSGRLLPGIRQLISIPAGLARMPLVPFLGYTALGAGLWSLILVMAGYLIGENEALLRTYLREITLAVFAGVVLLVAFYVYRRRRPRETPDEV